The DNA window GCAATTAGACCGAGACCACTTTTGCTGCCACCAGTGTTTGCTAGCTAACAGCTAGCCTCTTACGGTAGACACAACATAGGCTACATTCGGTTATATGAGCCATTGCACTTTACTTACCGCTTCAGTTTGGTGTCGATCAGAGAGAagtgattattttctttattgtttaatGAAATGATCTATTACTAGAACTATTggtttacaaatttaaaaacacctAACCGGACAGCGCTAGAAAGCCAGGTGGCTGCGTGAAGCTAACGCCACTGCCATAAAGCCGCACTAAAGGCTTATGAGGATGTTGATTGGTTGAGACCAAAATTCAAGTTCGTGCCTGCGATTTGATTGGCTTGGGTAATGTGACGTAATATTTCCGTTGTCTCAGAACACGTCACATGACACAGGActgcgctctctctctctctctctctctctctctctctctcggtctctatctctctttattttattttctaaataattctCGTAATATGCGAGGTTTTATGTCTTTCATTTAACATTGCCAAAATTTATAATGTAAGTATCAAAAAATACTGTAACGTACCATggtgaaaaaatacaaagtctgacattttgaatttaaaagccAAAGTAGTAACAATACAATAGGGCTTTCTGCAAGGTTGCATAGGCATAAATAATTCATTAGGCTACTGGAGATACTGTATTTGCATGTAGCCTTCATATTGCATTTGTGGtttgtggagtaaaagtaaaaactggcTCTTACATAAAGCCAATTCAATCATctgaattgtctttttttatttccagataattaatttaatagtcCGTTGTCTTCAGTCATTGGCATTATCCAGCGATTCCTCatatgttgtttaaaattaagCAACCGTTGACCAAGCTAATCAGACGTCAGAAGACATATGCCATTATTTAACTGTTAAATTGACCCAATTTTGATAATTTTGGGAgaacaacatacattttttgCTCAGTGTGCTTTAAAATCTTGTATTATATACTTGAAAGTACATCCTCATCCATGTTTGAAAAGCAATCTTTTCAACCATGCGTGAATAAAAAACGCTTATTTTTTCCAGGCACATTAAACCAGCCTATTAAGGATACATAGCCTGCATTACTTTGGAACAAAATCTTTACTTAGTGTAAGACCTTATATACAGAATATCAATAACAAcatcaaagagaaaacacacattaaaaacagaggGTGTTTTTGGCTCTTTCATGGCTTTTAAATTACCGGCAAAACATTGCGTCACGAATAGCCTACAATTCACCTGTTTTACCACTTCTTGTCACCTGCAGTTTTTCggggatttgttttttaaggatcACATGATTGTCCTCACTAttacaaagagaaaaggaaagttgttttttctgtaaaagTGTACTATAAGTGACAAAGGCTGGAAGCCTAACGGGAAGTCAACAGTATTGCACATATtggaaaatatcaaaatattaaattccacattttttatctagaaacactgacacaaaacTCTGTCAAGTAGTACATACAGTCAACCCTGTtcaaaacaagtgtttttttcaaactaaatagGCCTACAATAAAATTTCTTCACCCACTTTGGAGcgtataataacataataatcatTATAGTCATTTTTGATTGTCCCTTTGCAACCTTGGGGGGCTGAATAGGGactctttgtctttctcagcagtataataataataacaataacaataataataataataataataataataataataagactaACATTGTGTCCGTTTAAtctacaaaatatataaaattgtaaCATTTTTTCAACGAAGATCActctcatttaaaaatatatatacacagcatTATGACAGTCAGTGTTAAACGGGCCTCAGCAGTGGGACCGGGTGGGAATAGTACATGTGATGGGGAAAAGCCAGGAGTGACTGGCTGCCCGACGAGTTTGCAGCCGGCCCCCCGGTCGTTTCTGGGGCTCCGTTCTCGTGATAAAGTATGGGCACCCTCACAATCCTCTGCGCCGCCGCATGGCTCAGGTTGGCCGCCTCGAGCTCCGCGGCCAGCTGCCTTTTCCACTTATTCCTTCGGTTCTGAAACCAGATTTTGACCTGCGTCTCCGTCAGGTGCAGGGACGCGGCCAGGCCTGCTCTCTCCGAGCTGCTCAGGTAGCGCTTGATGTCGAAGGTGGACTCCAGCTGAAAGACCTGACTCCTCGAAAACACGGTGCGCGTCTTTTTCTTCCGACAAGGCTTCTTCTCTGAGTCCGCTTCATCCGCTTTACGTCCCCACTCATCCTCCTGCTCGATTTCTTTCTTTGGCTCTTCCGCGTCACTTTCGTCCAGGGCGATCTCGTCGTCGGCGCTTTCCTCTTTGGCATCTTGGTCACTTTTTTGGAGATCTGGGGAGCGCCTGTCCGGTGTCGGCGATACTTCCCTCAGATTGGCCTTGTTAGACCCTGGAGGAAAATATTACAGGATTACAGCATTTAACTCTTAGATTCTACCCCATTAAATATGCTTTATGGAAAAACAGTAAcatgtcattattttacttaGACTCGTTGTGTAAGTTTGTTAGTATAAAATGCGTTTatcctttttaaacattttatttttaatacaggtGAGATACATTTCCTTAAGCTTTTAATTGTAACTGATCTGGTTTTGCATCCTGATATAGGCCTTgtgctttaatttaatgtaatttctttttttaaataacaaaatacgCCATTTCTCATTTCCAAAATTAAAGCAGTTGATATTTGTTTTCACCTCCAGTCCTCAGATGAGTTCCAAGCGTATATGGGTACCACCAGGTAGAAGCTCTTTCCAAATACTGCGCTGATAGTCCAATTCTCTGTGTGGGTAACTCAAATCGAGGAAAGGATAAGTCACCGAGTCGAGAAAAGAAGCTGCCATCAAACACTCCCTTGGACAAGCCAACGACGCCTTTCGGCTTCGTGGGTTCATCTTCGATGTTCAGCAAGTTCTTTATGGAGAATGGCGAGTCTTTTGCAGGTTGGCGAGTCTCTTGCGCATCAGAGTCTGCCATCACCGTTTAATGTCCGACGTGGATCACCATCCAAAACGTATGAAAGAAAAACGCCTAAAAATAGGATTTTCGTTGATTTTAGTTTAGGTTCAAATCAAACGAGAAAGCAACGTAACGTATTGTAAAACAGAGATTCGCTCAAAGCTTCGTCCAGCCCTGGGAGATGGTCAGAGTGAGAGCGCTGGGATCACTCCGTCAAACTTGTGCTGGATTgtaatgatgaaataaaaatgccatCCGAGTTAAAACGCGCTCGGTCTCTGCTATTGGGCAGGTACAATAGCAAATGGGATTTGAGATGAAACCGCGAGGGGCTGTGGCGAGAAGAAAAAGGCCGCGCAAGCGTTTTGGCATCGGGCTCAACAGTAGGCACCCACTTATCATCCAATTAgaataaagaggaaaatgtcTCCAGGTTTTTTGGGGGCGAGCACGTGCCGCAATCAACTGTCAGTAAATTGAATAAATGGCCAGGAAATTATCACACCTAAACGTGCAGCTAGGCAGCTTGGCCTAAGCAAAAATGCGACAATTACGCATAGATTTTACGCATTTatctaacaaacaaacaaacaaaaatgcaatgttatatttatttattattgcgCAGGACACGGCTATAGGACATGACAACATTCTTTATTAATTCCGTTTTTGTTGAACGTGCTGAACACAGTGACCTGCTCAGACTCAACCTGTCTGTCGTGTGTTGTATATCAAATACTCTGTGTTCCACCTGTGTGCAACAGGAAAGCAAAGTGCACTGTGTATTTCACATGAGCCAGAGCTGATTGGCTTCAGTGTAATTTTATTAGTCAGGAAGTGCTACAGGCGGGCATCAAATTGAATGCTTACCATTGTGATAAAGGTTTTCAAATCAGCTTCGTGCAAAAGCCTGAAAACCCACAGGGGCAGCAGGTGATCTAATGCATGACAGAAGTCTTGTGTCTGTCATTTATTACAATAATGCTGGTGTTTGGGTGCAGTGGATGATATTGTGATGAGAAATTCAGATAGTCAAATATGATCTGatgataataaatacataaaatgagCAGTAGGGAGGATTTGCATTTGATTCGGCTTTCAAATCAAAACATAGAGTGCATCACAGAGAGGTATCCTGGAATCTTGAATTTATGCAATATGTCTTGCATCAATACACAAATCTGATTGAACCCTAACTCAAACAAAACATAGTCTCTGTCAAAAACAATATGTCTGTCATTTAGGTTAACGATAAAAAGGGGCCTCTGTGTCTTTCCTTGAGATGAAAGTTggcttaaacatttttatatatgggcaaatacaaaaaatataaatggaaatactaaatgtacaaaatggGATGGATTTAAGATTCATCTTTCAAACCAAACTTGAAGCAGAACTATTCAAACAAATTGAATTTGTTCAACCTACAAACATGCAGCCAGTCCTTTCAGCTCATGGAGCGCTCTCCAGCTCCAAAGGACAAcactgtgttttgtgaaaaGCTACTTGAATCCCTGCATAATTAGAGGTCTCATAGCTGTGTTAAAGATGGGGGCGGAGAAAGAGGATAGTTGAGCTGTTTGCCAGTGCTAAGTGAAATGCAGATAGCTGTGTTTTCATCAGATTATGTTCATTAAACAGGGGCTTGTTCAATAGACAGAACAAGTCAGAGTGGATCAGAGGGAAAAACAAAGTACACTCAATCAGTGACGCAAATGTAGGCCTGTGTTTCTCCTTTTCAGTTTGGTCATTTAAGTGGTTTTGGAAATGTTTGGACAAACATGGAGCTGATCTGATAAATAATAACACGTTGAGCTTCAATTTCAACCTGTCCTATTCACTTTTAAGTGGTAGATTGACACAGTTATTATCGtttattatttagatttataGGAAACACCAGAATAGAGATTTCTAAAAAGAATAAACTCTACTAATGAAAAATAGCAGATCTATTGGTCATGAATTAAACTTTGAACTGGACTGGTTGGCATAGCACTgcacaattttcatgaggacatacctgaaaaaaaaaaaatcctattacAAATAACATTTGTTATAATAGGTGACAACAGGTgtcaaaatattacatttcaggTAGCTCTCTTCcaaaagtcacatttaaacattaaatattctagacttgatgaaaacattttttggagaATACTTTGCCAAAATaatatctttatatttttttctttcacagagCATCTCCACTAATTCTTACATATTGATAAATGCAATCAAAAATAACAATCTTGCATGGTTACAGTgcataaatatacatttgaacATTTCCATATCTGACATCAGTATTGAAACTTTCTACCCATGTGGCATGCTAAAAAAATAGTGTTAATTTAATGTGAATAAATTAATGGTTGTCTTTGTGTTAAGACATATAACATGTAAGTCACACTGACATTCCTCTAAGGATTTCTAGTCAATACCTATTTTTAATAAGTTTATTTGGACACAGTTTGTCCATGTTGCATAAAATGATTGCTATACATAATTTCCCACAAAACATGTGAGGCCatggaaatgaaagaaatctcACCCACAAAAATCATCAGTGAGTCAATTATGCAAGGCAGGCTCTTCTCATCTGAAGCACCAGCTTAATTAAACTGATATAAAATATCATTAGAGGTGACAGGCTGTTAAAAGAAAAGCTAAGTGACTGCTCTTTCAGGGAGAAGCTGTCTGAGCACTCGACCCAGAATACTGCTGTCATTCGAGGCTATGCTGCCATCTAGTGACACACCTTACTATCAATCTTCAAACGCCTGACACCTTATCACACTTAGAGACAGACCAAACATTACACTAACAGTacacttcacatttatttttatttcattagtttTGACAGATCATTCTTCACAGATAATATGTGAAATCACTCAGTTTGTAGAAGTATGCTGttaccacaaacaaaacagattctGAAGTTGATATCACTCATAGCAGACCTGAAGGCACTGAAACATTCAGCAAACTCCCAATCAGTACCTTTCATTCAAAAATTCATTCACACACTGTAACATGAATCTTACTACTGTGTATCCTGAAAATGACATAACAATATCGACATGAGGAAAGTGGTGAATGTCTACTCTTTCTTGTTTCAAAAGCttcaaagacaagaaaatgtaACCACAACATCAGTAAAGAGGGAGCTCGTTAACAGCAGGTTAATAatctgaaatggcaaaaaaaaaaaaaaaaaaaaactaatccaTTAATCCTACCAAAgtaatatgaaggaaaaccatGGAGTGCAATCTACCACATGCCAAGTCAGATGATCTCAGTGTTCATACTCCTTATCAATGAACTTGGCCATTGTGCTGAGCTGGATATTTGTTGTGCCCTCATAAATGGTACCTACatgtgaagacaaaacaaagcattagAAAAAACACCTGTAGTACCAAACATTGTCAATTTGGTTAAAATTCCCCTGCATACTTCAGAAGACCAATCAGTGGCTTTCACTATCAGGAGACAAGGAGGATTATTATCCAGCTCAGTCTGCCGGAGCTTAAACTGCAGAATTGAGGAGCTAGAATCAAGGTGGTGAAAGGAAATGTGACATTTCGCCCTGGCAGCTTCCTCGGCTGTGTGTTGGTGTATTGACACTGTTGAGGGATGAGGCAGGGGGATTCCTGCAAGATTCCAATTACAGGCACTGCCATCCGCCACTCTCTCCACACCACTCTAGTTCAATATTAGCTACACCTGACTCCTTTAGGCCCCATGAAATGTCTCCTTTCCACACTACATGTTTGGTCACCACAAATATTTACACAAGTACATATTTGTACAATGGTGCACATGCTCACCAATTTTACAGTCTCTGTAGTATTTCTCTATGGGGTAGTCCTTGGTAAAGCCAACCCCTCCCATCCATTCTATGCATTTTGATGTGGTTAAAGTTGCAACCtaaagaagacaaaataaaattttattttaagaccCTCAGAAATCAGAACACTGATGTTTTTACAGGCATGACTgtcaaaaagaataaacaaagttaaaaaagttaaacaatgaTGTAAAATGCCGACAACCATGAGCACAGTCAAGGGTCAACAATACATGGAATCAGAGGAATAGTgtaacactgaaacaaacaaatacaaaataaataaaatccatgTAAAATCATAATCACAAAATATTCTAGAAATATACATAACTTCTGCCAAACACCTTAGAAAGACCACCGTTAAATTGAACTGTAGTAACTGAATGAGGAGTCTTACCTCTGCGGCGTAGTATTTCGCCATGCAGGCCTCCTTGATGAAAGGTCTCCCAGCTTCCCGTAGACGAGCTGCGTTGTACGTGAGCAGCCGTGCAGCTTCGATTTGTGTTGCTACATGGGCTATTTGGTGCTGCATGCCCTGCATTACAAAGAACACAAAACACGAGAGCTCACTGAACAATACACTGGCCACCAAATAAATCTGATTAATcacatatttactgtaactTGTAAAAGAACAGAGTCTATTGTAAATCTTAACCTGGAAGTCAAAGATGCGTTTCCCAAACTGAACCCTTTGTCTGGTGTAAGGTATTGTGTGGTCAAAGCAACCCTGTGCCAGCCCAAGCATCTGaagtaaaacagaaagagaattaggaaagggaacattttatttgtacatgGTGTAATCTTGAATACAGCACAATTAGCTGGTGTTAAGCATATAACAAATAAATGCTTTACCTGAGCTGCAATTCCAATCCTGCCTTCATTCAACATTCCAATAGCATATTTGTACCCATGACCTAACTCTCCCAAAATGTTCTTTTCCGGTACCTGGTTAGTAGAAAGTTAATAACAGTcaaagtatgtatgtatgtgacaCAAGTCTCGTACAGTAGAGCAAGACTGTTAGTACCTTGACATTGTCAAAGTTGAGTGGGCAGGTGGAGGATGCACGCAGGCCTAGCTTGTTCTCCTTCTTGCCAATCTCAAACCCCTCAGTGTCCCGGTCCACAATGAAGCAGGTGATGCCTCTGTATCCCTGTCAGTCATGACAAAAATCCTTTTGTGATTATAGAAGCACACATTTTAGTAGAGCAAATGGATAAAGTTGGGTAGTTTTTCCATTTCCCAGACAAATGTATGTCATGAATCACACTTTTAGTCAgtaactgacaaaaacaaaagaaagatgagCAGTGACTCACAGCATTGGGGTCCGCGTTGGCCATTACCAGGAATACACCTGCCTGCTCTGCATTACTGATCCACATCTTGGATCCATTGATGATGAAATAGTCCTTGTGTTTTTCAGCACGTGTCTTCAGAGCAAAGGCATCGCTCCCTGATTGTGCTTCTGAGAGACAGAAACTTCCAATCTGTGCGATATATGAGAGGTTAATAAGGAAGTGAAGGAAAATATTTCAGGAAATGTATTGCAAAAACGGACCAAttcacacaaaattaaaaatgacattttatttttcaataaactgAAGCTGCACCTTGTCAAACTGCTCACCATATCAGTTGACAGTCGGCTGAGGTACTTCTCTTTTTGAGATGGAGTGCCCAGTTTAGCAAACAGTGTGTTGATGAGTGTGTTCTGGATGTCACAGAGTACAGCCACAGAGGCATCCACCTTCGCCAGCTCCTCAATAACCAAAATAGAGGAGAAGAATGAAGAGCCAGTACCACCATATTCTGGATCGATCTCAATGCCCatgagctgtaaaaaaaaaaaagaaaaagaaagaaacaaccCAATCACTGTATagacaaaataattacacacaGTAGACATAACTGTATGGACAATTCAGTTAAGTAAATCACATACACCCTGTTCAAAGAGAGATTTGATCACTTCCTGGTCCATGGTAGAACATTCATCCATCTTTGACACCCTAGGAGCAATGCACTCTTGTGCATATTTCTTCACTGTAAAAGAGCAAAacgtatgtttgtgtgttagcaATTTCGGTC is part of the Channa argus isolate prfri chromosome 20, Channa argus male v1.0, whole genome shotgun sequence genome and encodes:
- the hmx3b gene encoding homeobox protein HMX3-B; this translates as MADSDAQETRQPAKDSPFSIKNLLNIEDEPTKPKGVVGLSKGVFDGSFFSRLGDLSFPRFELPTQRIGLSAQYLERASTWWYPYTLGTHLRTGGSNKANLREVSPTPDRRSPDLQKSDQDAKEESADDEIALDESDAEEPKKEIEQEDEWGRKADEADSEKKPCRKKKTRTVFSRSQVFQLESTFDIKRYLSSSERAGLAASLHLTETQVKIWFQNRRNKWKRQLAAELEAANLSHAAAQRIVRVPILYHENGAPETTGGPAANSSGSQSLLAFPHHMYYSHPVPLLRPV
- the acadsb gene encoding short/branched chain specific acyl-CoA dehydrogenase, mitochondrial, with the translated sequence MASSLVWILSKSCRQISRPWIACQAPRRNLSTRSVPDVSSHLAPGGVSFPPLQSYSEEESMMRESVKKYAQECIAPRVSKMDECSTMDQEVIKSLFEQGLMGIEIDPEYGGTGSSFFSSILVIEELAKVDASVAVLCDIQNTLINTLFAKLGTPSQKEKYLSRLSTDMIGSFCLSEAQSGSDAFALKTRAEKHKDYFIINGSKMWISNAEQAGVFLVMANADPNAGYRGITCFIVDRDTEGFEIGKKENKLGLRASSTCPLNFDNVKVPEKNILGELGHGYKYAIGMLNEGRIGIAAQMLGLAQGCFDHTIPYTRQRVQFGKRIFDFQGMQHQIAHVATQIEAARLLTYNAARLREAGRPFIKEACMAKYYAAEVATLTTSKCIEWMGGVGFTKDYPIEKYYRDCKIGTIYEGTTNIQLSTMAKFIDKEYEH